ACCGCCTGCACTACCTGGGACGCACTGATATTCAGACTGCTTACAATATTTACAAGGGTGACGAACACCTGGGGATTGTGTTCAGAGTTCGTAACTGCGATTGCTTTTGGGAAAATGACCCAGCCGCGTATCATTGGTTGAGTCAAGGAGGTGTAATGTCTAGTTCCGTAAAAGATGCTATCAAAGGTCTAAAGTCAGCGGGAGTTCATGCCGAACACAATACAGTACCACCAAAGTTAGATTCTCTATTCGGGAGCTATTTGGAAGTTGAACAAGGTATTAGTATTAGTGATGAGGGCATAAACTATGAGCATCAGACAGTATTTTCTATCCCCATCAGTATTAAGGAAAAGCAAGAATTTGATGCTTTTACTAATATAGATACGCCTGAGACTAGCACTATCCCTATGTGGAAGTGGATGCTAGAATTCGAGACTCAGACTGAGGAATTGATAGCGGCGTAAGAAAAGTGGGTAGGTATTTCAATTACCCACCCTTTACCACGCTAGATTATCTACTTGTAATAATTTATTCCTTGTTACCCACCAATGAAACCAGTTGAAATACTGAAAGATTTTAACTCGTGCTACGTGAAGATTCAGGCTGTAGCGCAGTCTCCAGAATGGCAGAAGTTACTTGCAGATATGAAGATTGACCCAGAAGCAGCCACACATATAGGCGATGTATTGCATTATTTGGAAGCAGCTATAGGATGTGTTGAAGTTGCTGTGGAGAATAACAAGGAAAATGTCTAATGAATATTTTTAGAAGCAAAGCATGGGAGTTACAACAACAGCTTTCTCAGCAGAGAGATGCAATGGCTAGAAATAAAAAAGGTGGAATAAAGTTCCACCCAAACTATATCTTGATTTGTGCTAGTAGGTAAATTTAATGACGAATTACTACATCTTTAAATTGGTTAGACTCTTCATGCTCTTGCCTGAAATGATTGATTACCTCTGTTGGAGTTAGTCGTCTAACTTCTATCTCGGATCTAATTGGCTGTAATGCAGAATTGATACTGCATTGAGACTCGTTAGCCTTTCTATATACGTATCCTGAAATCATCCCAGGTATCCGAAAATAATCGCCTATCCGTAATTGGGAGAAAGTCATAAGAGCCAAACCAATTCGCAATTTCCAATTCGCAATTCGCAATTAAAATCAGTGGGGGCTTGAAACCCGCTAATTAACAATTAAGCAATTAAGCGATTTATTGTATTTAACTGCGAATTGCGAATTGCGAATTGACAATTGTTTTGCCACCTACTTCTTACAACGGCATTCTCTAGATTAGCGTACTTTGGATTTTACTTGATGCATCCCAAAAGGCCAATTGCATGAACCATATATTACAAGGAGAAAACATTATGCCGAGAAAGAACTCACAAGATAGCTCTTCTCTATGCCTGCAATATATAAAGCGTTGTGGAGGTAGCGCAAGGCTTAGCAGCATCCATTTTAATATTGCTGTAATTCAAACACTGATCAATAACAACACAGTGAAGATTACGAATACAGGTTCAGGAATTTATGTGGAGGTAAACGACGTAGCATGAGAACACGCCAAACAATTCAATCGGCCTCTACCAAAATAGTTCTCCGCCGCCGTACTAGACGAAGATTTAATCCTAAAATTTTTATTGATCGAACTCTGGAAGCAGCAGCAATCGCATCATTACTGACTACTGGATTTTCGGGAGTAGGAGCAATGGCTTGCTGGGGAATGGAGATTGTCGAAATGAATGCTAATCCCAACATCATTATCTCTGGTTGGCAGTACCAAAAAAACATCTGCCTCGGAGGAATGCTGGTGAGTTTCTCAGCTTTTTTAGGCAGTGCTTTGGTAGGAACAAGCTTTAGTATTCACCAGGACAAATTTTAGAGGTGTCGCTGTATGGAAATGAAACTGTCAACATTAGAAATTCGCGCTATCTTACAAGGCTGTCAATATACTTTGCGCCTTGTGGGGAGTAGTAAGGATTATCGTCAGCTACAAGGGTCACCTGACTTTTCAACCTCGAACGATACGGTTCTTAACAATGTTGTGAACACTTTGGGTGAGTTAATAGAGGCGATTGATGATGTGGAACAATTAACAGGGGAATCTGAACATGGAATTAGAACTTAGGAATGCGCTTGGTTTGGGCTGGGCTGAAATTGTGCCAGAACCTCTACCGAGGATTGAACCAGAGCCACAGCCAACAGTAACGATTTATGATTTGGCTGACTTATTGACTAGATATGAACCACCAAAAAAACGGCGGTAGTGGCTTCACAGCGATTTGACTACTAGAGCGTTGCTTTTCTAAGCGCTGAGTGCTTCTGGCTCTGTATCAGCTATTTCCAAAACCCGACGTAACCAAACTTGGGTTTGTCCGGCAGCAGACTGCTTTTGTTGGGCATCAGTCCAAATCTCATCCCAATGGAATAGCCAACGGGTCAAAATCCGACCCAAATCAACTAATTCACAGGCTCGGTCAATGTCGTCAGCTTTTACCATATCTGGGACAGTCCACTCAAGAAAGTATCGGCTTTGCTTAATCAGGTCGAGTATCAATTCCTGGGATGATGCCTCAGTCCACAAAGACTGAATTTGCTCAAGGTGATTTGCTAAATGATGTAGACGAGTCTTAACATCATCTTGCATAAAAATCTGTTGCTCTGGTGTCACTTCGATCATAAATTACCTAGAAATTCAATAATGACTTGGGCTACTCTTTCTTTAATATAAGGGTCTAAAATGACCATTGACTTATTTTGCCGGGGGCGAAGATTGACCATTGATTCAAAAATTATTTTCCCTGTCATTGGCATAAAGCTTGCGGCCCAAATATTTGATTGCTGGCTACCAGCATCTAATAAAGTCTGTTCGCAATCATAGTGCAGCTCGCCACCACCGGCTAATACTCGTTGTTCGATATCGACTGCTGTTTTGATATAAAACTTGTGCTGTTGCAACAAAAGCTCAAATTGTTCAGGCGTGGCACGTGAGTGTAACAACAAAATCATTCAAAACCTCTATGTAATAAAGCCTTATTCAATCAACATTTGTTTCACTTTCTTGTAGCCACTGTAAAATAGTCAAAGCTAACTTCCAAGATTGATTTCGATTCCAACGCGGCAAATGATTTAGTATCTGTCCAGCTAGTAATCCTGGTTCATCTAATCTTCTATTACGAGCAGCTATTCCATCCTTAATCAATTGACCTAGTGTAGCTGCTTGATTACCACGATAATCAGGCTGCATTTTTATTTCCTCAACAATCCATTCAGGGACTGTGATAGTTTTAAATCCTGGTTTAGGCATATAAGACAGAGCAATTGGTTTATTGATAGTACGGCACTTGACGTCATAGATGCAAATTATATTACGGTATAGTATGGTAAGAAAGTCAAAAAAAGATACAAGGAAGCTCCGTTCAAAAAAGTACTCTTACTTAACTTCCGCTCCAAAAAGCAACAACTTTACGGGGTGAGATTAGTTGTAATAGCCGGGAGTATATGTCACTACTGGGCGATTACAACTCTTTGATGTACCTTATTGCAGCTGATAGGAGGCATATGCATAATGACAGAAATCAAAAACTTGCATGAATTCTTAGGAAAACATCCAATGTCTCATAGAGACTTAGCAAAATTGTTATGTGTTTCATTATCAGTAGTAGATAAATGGAGTAATGGCTCACGCCGAATTACACCACGGACTATTGAGCAATTAAATAAAATACATGAAAGCTTTTTACAAAATCCGCAATTGAGAGGCAAATATGTAAAAACTGCACAATGTGCAGTGATTTAAATTAGTTTTAATAAAAACTGCACAATGTGCAGTTTTTGAGATTGACCCACCCTGAAGAGGTGGGTTTTAATGTATATATTATGTACAACCGTTCAACACTAACAGTAAGAGGATTGAGTATTAAAGAGTGTCGGGACTTATTAAACATTCATTCGCGCGGCACGATCAACGAATATCTCAAAACTCTAAATTTATTTGGTCACAGACATTTAAATTGGGATGAACTACGTCGAGTTTTGGAACTGCAAATCTTTTTAGGACTCAAGCATGGACGAAATAGCAAAGAAATGTTTTCGAGGATATCGCGACAGCGGTTAGTAGAACTATTTACCGAGCATGGAATAGATATTGAAGCAAGAATGCAGTATTTACAGAACAAATATACGCAGACAAATAATACATAGAGTCCCAGTACAACAAAAATTGAGTTTGGAGATATTGCTCAAAAAAAGTGAACTGCCGATTTTTTAGCAGTTACAGGCTACTACATATACTGTATAAGGACTAAACAGTATTTCGCCCCCAATGACAAACTACATTTGTTTCGCCGACTTTCCTCAAAAATCGCTCAAATAGCTGGTTAGTAACCTCATCAAAAATCATAAGCTGGAGTAATACTAAAATGCTACAAGCCTCAAACCCATGTACAGCACGAGTTAGGCAAAACGTTAGCAAGCGAAGTGACCCAAAACAAGCTTCTAGATCCCAAAAAACCCTACACACTTTTTTGAAGAGGAGTGAAATGTAGTACAAACTAAGTAACCGCGAGTATCCATATATACGGAGATAACCCAATGTGTACAGGAAAGAGACTTATTCAAAAACATCATTTGATGGGACAACTGAAACAATAGAAATAGAGGAAAGAAATTCGTCAGGTTTGTTAGAATTCTGTGCAGCAATCATCACAATTACTCTTTCAATATTGACGGCCACATTAGTTTTACAGCAGTTGAATCATGACAGTAGTACTAGAGGAGTCAATGACCCGCAGCTAAATCTTATAGATTCTAGTGAGTGCTTGGAAACAAGTCTACATTGACCAGCCTACTCTCAAAAGTAAACGATATTGTGGTCACGACACCCCAGAATACGCGCCAGTTCTGGGCACTGTCACTCAAAATTAAACAGCAAGGACGGGATAACCAAGCAGTGTTTTGAGTCGAACAAGCCGTGATATCTAGGCGAGGCAAACTTAACTACCGTAAGGTAAGAGATAACAGTAATGTATGTTTTTGTATTAGATAAAAACAAGCAACCACTCGACCCCTGCCATGCAGCAAGAGCGAGAGAATTATTAAAACAAGGGAGAGCAACAGTTTATAAACAGTATCCGTTCACAATAATAATTAAAGACCGAGAAGTAGGTCAATCAGTGATACATCCACATCAGGTAAAGATAGCTCCAGGCAGCAAAGTTACAGGTCTAACTGTACTCCAAGAAAATACGAATAGATGTGTATTTGCTGCTGAAATCAGCCATCGTGGGTTTCAAATTAAGCAAGCACTGTTATCAAGAAGGCAATTAAGACGTTCTCGACGCTTACGCAAAACACGTTATCGTAAACCACGTTTTCTTAACAGAAAACGTAAGAAAGGTTGGCTACCACCATCACTGCAATCTCGGATTGAGAATGTTTTAACTTGGGTAAACCGATTGCGTCATGTTTGCCCCATAACTGCAATTTCTCAAGAGCTAGTCAAATTTGACTTACAGAAACTCGAACAACCAGAGATACAAGGTGTAGATTATCAACGTGGTGAGTTATTTGGTTTTGAAGTTAAAGAGTATCTTTTGACCAAATGGGGGCATCAATGTGCTTATTGTAGTGTTAAAGATGTGCCATTACAAATTGAGCATATTGTCGCTAAATCTCGTGGTGGGACTAATCGTGTTAGTAATCTCACGTTAGCTTGTCAAAAATGTAATCAATCCAAAGGTAATCAACCAATCATCGAGTTTCTTAAAAAGAAACCTGAATTATTAAACCGGATTTTATCTCAAGCTAAAAAACCTTTAGTTGACGCTACTGCTGTGAATGTAACTCGTTGGGAATTATACCGAAGACTTCAACAAACTGGTTTACCAGTCGAAGTTGGTAGTGGTGGGCAGACTAAGTGGAACCGAACCAATCATAGAATTGAAAAATCTCACTGGGCTGATTCGCTGTGTGTGGGAGCTAGTACACCCAAAAAGTTGTTAATAAAGGGCATTAAACCTCTAGCGATTACAGCCAAAGGTCACGGTACTCGTCAGCGTTGCCGTACAAACAAGTTTGGATTTCCAAAAGCTCATGCACCTTCATCTAAATACTTTCAGGGTTTTACCACTGGCGATATTGTTAAAGCCAATATTCCAACTGGTAAATTCGCAGGGACTTATATAGGCAGAATTGCTATTAGATTCCGCCCTAGTTTTGTTCTATACTTTTTAGATAAAAAATTTGATGTTCATCCTAAATATTTGAATACTAGACAAAAGGCTGACGGTTATGAATATAAACAATAGTGATGTTCGATAAAACAGTTTTAATATTCTCGGAGATATTTACCTATAAAATTAACAGATATAGCAAAAATCTTCTTTTCATATTTAATATAAATAGCGCAATGTGTTAAAGTTATAGTAAATAAAAGTGTAAGACTATAGACAGATAGCGTTCATCAAACTTGCCAATTTTTATGCGGCAATAATAAAGATTTTCCTCTTACGAGTGACAGTAGTTTAATATTATAAATTAGAAATTATGCCATTAGTTTTAGAAGATTGGATAGGTCAATCCAGCAATCTCAAGAACCAATGTGAAAAGATTCGGG
This region of Nostoc sp. UHCC 0302 genomic DNA includes:
- a CDS encoding DUF5674 family protein encodes the protein MILLLHSRATPEQFELLLQQHKFYIKTAVDIEQRVLAGGGELHYDCEQTLLDAGSQQSNIWAASFMPMTGKIIFESMVNLRPRQNKSMVILDPYIKERVAQVIIEFLGNL
- a CDS encoding helix-turn-helix transcriptional regulator produces the protein MTEIKNLHEFLGKHPMSHRDLAKLLCVSLSVVDKWSNGSRRITPRTIEQLNKIHESFLQNPQLRGKYVKTAQCAVI
- the iscB gene encoding RNA-guided endonuclease IscB; translation: MYVFVLDKNKQPLDPCHAARARELLKQGRATVYKQYPFTIIIKDREVGQSVIHPHQVKIAPGSKVTGLTVLQENTNRCVFAAEISHRGFQIKQALLSRRQLRRSRRLRKTRYRKPRFLNRKRKKGWLPPSLQSRIENVLTWVNRLRHVCPITAISQELVKFDLQKLEQPEIQGVDYQRGELFGFEVKEYLLTKWGHQCAYCSVKDVPLQIEHIVAKSRGGTNRVSNLTLACQKCNQSKGNQPIIEFLKKKPELLNRILSQAKKPLVDATAVNVTRWELYRRLQQTGLPVEVGSGGQTKWNRTNHRIEKSHWADSLCVGASTPKKLLIKGIKPLAITAKGHGTRQRCRTNKFGFPKAHAPSSKYFQGFTTGDIVKANIPTGKFAGTYIGRIAIRFRPSFVLYFLDKKFDVHPKYLNTRQKADGYEYKQ